One window from the genome of Alkalihalobacillus sp. LMS6 encodes:
- the pstC gene encoding phosphate ABC transporter permease subunit PstC, producing MPATQSVADRLLDKKKTIKTERKGKLIVYTCATIIILTTVSITLFLVFRGMQAFVADGVSPIEFLTSLDWNPARSADQGGPAYGALPFIVGSFAVTILAALVAAPLGIGAAIYMTEIAPSWGRKILQPAVELLVGIPSVVYGFIGLTLIVPFIRENVGGQGFGLLAGMVVLSIMILPTVTSIATDALRSVPNGIRESSLALGATRWQTIRRVIVPAAGPMLLTAIVLGMARAFGEALAVQMVIGNSRTIAESLLDPTATLTTIITLNMGHTVPGSTENNVLWSLGLILLVMSYLFIIIVRFLSSRRRFS from the coding sequence ATGCCAGCTACCCAATCTGTAGCAGACCGTTTGCTAGATAAAAAGAAAACAATAAAAACAGAACGCAAAGGGAAATTGATTGTTTACACATGTGCAACCATTATTATTTTAACAACTGTATCGATTACACTTTTCCTAGTCTTTCGCGGAATGCAAGCTTTTGTTGCTGACGGCGTTAGTCCGATTGAATTTTTAACTAGTCTAGACTGGAATCCGGCCCGGAGTGCCGATCAAGGCGGACCAGCTTATGGTGCTTTACCTTTTATTGTCGGCTCGTTTGCCGTAACCATTTTAGCTGCGTTAGTGGCTGCGCCGCTTGGAATTGGTGCTGCCATTTACATGACTGAAATTGCGCCAAGTTGGGGACGGAAAATTCTCCAACCAGCAGTAGAGCTATTAGTCGGAATTCCATCAGTTGTTTATGGGTTTATTGGCTTAACGCTCATTGTTCCTTTTATACGTGAAAATGTTGGTGGACAAGGATTTGGCTTATTAGCTGGAATGGTCGTATTATCCATTATGATTTTACCGACTGTGACAAGTATTGCGACCGACGCGCTTCGATCTGTTCCAAATGGGATTAGAGAATCATCGCTCGCTTTAGGGGCAACGAGATGGCAAACGATTCGCCGCGTCATTGTGCCAGCTGCTGGACCGATGCTGTTAACGGCGATTGTTTTAGGAATGGCCCGTGCCTTTGGTGAAGCACTTGCTGTACAAATGGTAATCGGAAATTCTCGAACCATTGCAGAATCTTTACTTGATCCAACTGCAACATTAACGACGATTATTACATTAAACATGGGACATACGGTACCTGGAAGCACGGAAAACAACGTGCTCTGGTCATTAGGATTAATTCTTCTAGTGATGTCTTACTTGTTCATTATCATCGTTCGTTTCTTGTCATCTAGGAGGCGTTTTTCATGA
- a CDS encoding phosphate ABC transporter substrate-binding protein, protein MKKLNLGAVFAAFLLTAAACGSDEGTNGDGDNASNGGDSSNDNNTEEVSGSILVAGSSAMEPLVAAASEVFMEEHLEASISVQAGGSGQGLSSIASEQVDIGNSDVFAEEKDDIDATNLVDHRIAVVGMGPAAHPEVGVDDLSTEDMIDIFTGEVTNWSEIGGADEEIVLVNRPDSSGTRDTFVKYGLEGNEPSSDAITEDSSSTVRQIISETPGAIGYLAFSYYDDQGSVLPLAVDGVEQTDENVMSGDFPIWAYMHSYTNGEPEGLTKAFIDFLFSETVQDGVIPEMGYIPETGMQIERDAEGNETAK, encoded by the coding sequence ATGAAGAAGTTAAACCTTGGAGCAGTTTTTGCAGCATTTCTATTAACAGCAGCTGCATGTGGATCAGATGAGGGAACGAATGGTGATGGTGACAACGCATCAAATGGTGGAGATAGCTCCAATGATAATAATACGGAAGAAGTATCAGGAAGCATTCTTGTAGCAGGATCAAGCGCAATGGAACCGCTTGTAGCCGCGGCAAGTGAAGTGTTTATGGAAGAACATCTGGAAGCAAGTATCTCTGTACAAGCTGGTGGGTCTGGTCAAGGACTTTCTTCCATTGCAAGTGAACAAGTTGACATCGGGAACTCGGATGTATTTGCGGAAGAGAAAGACGATATTGATGCAACCAATCTTGTTGATCACCGCATTGCGGTTGTAGGAATGGGTCCAGCCGCTCACCCTGAAGTCGGTGTAGACGATCTATCAACGGAAGACATGATTGATATTTTTACAGGAGAAGTAACGAACTGGAGTGAAATCGGTGGCGCAGATGAAGAGATCGTTCTTGTCAACCGCCCAGATTCTTCTGGAACGAGAGATACATTTGTAAAATATGGCCTTGAAGGAAATGAGCCTTCATCTGATGCAATTACAGAAGATTCATCAAGTACAGTGCGTCAGATTATTAGCGAGACACCTGGTGCAATCGGCTACCTTGCTTTCTCGTACTACGATGACCAAGGTTCGGTTTTACCGTTAGCAGTAGATGGCGTTGAGCAAACCGATGAAAACGTCATGTCAGGAGATTTCCCAATCTGGGCCTATATGCACTCTTATACAAATGGAGAGCCTGAAGGGTTAACAAAAGCGTTTATCGACTTTCTGTTCAGCGAAACGGTTCAAGATGGTGTCATTCCAGAAATGGGCTACATTCCTGAAACGGGGATGCAAATAGAACGAGATGCTGAAGGAAATGAAACAGCAAAATAA
- a CDS encoding DinB family protein: MYRKVEDFIQEWKQESYLTSAVLDAVSDEKLGQAIEEGHNTLGWLGWHLTTSPVFFVGQLGVNLDVELAEKQPSSASVIKDSYDRVSQALLQAMEKIESDSFMEEELEALGATMTKGTMLRMLVSHQTHHRGQMTVLLRQAGLTVPGVYGPTKEQTN; encoded by the coding sequence ATGTATCGCAAAGTAGAAGATTTTATTCAAGAATGGAAACAAGAATCTTATTTAACATCAGCGGTTTTAGACGCTGTGTCAGATGAAAAATTAGGACAAGCGATTGAAGAAGGACACAACACTTTAGGTTGGTTAGGTTGGCACTTGACGACATCTCCTGTCTTTTTTGTAGGACAACTAGGTGTGAATCTTGACGTAGAGCTTGCGGAAAAACAGCCGAGCAGTGCGAGTGTTATAAAAGATTCATATGATCGCGTAAGTCAGGCGTTGCTTCAAGCAATGGAAAAGATCGAATCAGACAGCTTTATGGAAGAAGAGCTCGAAGCCTTAGGTGCAACGATGACAAAAGGAACGATGCTACGTATGCTCGTTAGCCATCAAACGCACCATCGTGGGCAAATGACGGTTCTCCTTCGTCAAGCAGGGTTAACGGTACCTGGAGTCTATGGGCCAACAAAGGAACAAACAAACTAA
- a CDS encoding amidase family protein: MDFREYKQYDGVALADLIKKRSIQPLDVLQACLEGMRAHQQLNAVVSTREKRATEELKDLHAEQLFQGVPFLLKNSSQALKGEEINAGSPLLTGSVAKESSHYTKRLQHAGFIMMGYTNSPEFGLKNITEPKLYGATKNPHNDSYSPGGSSGGAAAAVASGIVPIAGASDGGGSIRIPASFTGLVGLKPTRGRTPVGPGAGRQWQGAAIDFVLSRSVRDSARALDVLQTYQPEAAFHTPLFVEGFEETMHQAPPMRIAYSYESPVGTPVSDDAKTALMQTVQYLDSLGYELEEASPSIDGRYLMQQYYLMNAGEMANMRRRLEKTIGRALREEELETESFVLSEAGRHVSAAQYASSLTAWDEHAAKAMAFHQNYDLYLTPGTASIAPKIGELTPSLEEEQRLKDSVQRLGAQDQLDLVYEMFLPSLTYTPFTQLANLTGQPAMNIPVYQTNQGMPIGVQAIASKGNEASLIRLAAMLEQSDLWQG; encoded by the coding sequence ATGGATTTTCGTGAATATAAGCAATACGATGGGGTGGCGTTAGCAGACTTAATAAAAAAACGGAGTATTCAACCGTTAGACGTCCTTCAAGCTTGTTTAGAAGGGATGAGGGCTCATCAACAATTAAATGCAGTCGTCTCAACTCGGGAAAAACGAGCAACAGAAGAATTGAAAGATCTCCACGCGGAGCAACTCTTTCAAGGCGTTCCGTTTTTATTAAAGAATTCATCTCAAGCGTTAAAAGGGGAAGAAATAAATGCTGGAAGTCCATTACTAACAGGATCTGTTGCTAAAGAGTCCAGTCATTACACCAAACGCTTGCAACATGCTGGGTTTATTATGATGGGTTATACGAATTCTCCTGAATTTGGTTTGAAGAATATCACGGAACCGAAATTGTACGGGGCAACCAAAAACCCGCATAATGATTCATATTCTCCAGGTGGTTCGAGTGGTGGAGCTGCAGCGGCGGTGGCGAGTGGGATCGTCCCAATTGCTGGAGCAAGTGATGGAGGGGGTTCCATACGTATTCCTGCTTCGTTCACAGGGCTTGTTGGCTTAAAACCAACACGAGGTCGTACACCTGTCGGACCTGGTGCAGGACGTCAGTGGCAAGGAGCAGCGATTGATTTTGTCTTAAGTCGGTCGGTACGGGATAGCGCACGGGCACTAGATGTGCTGCAAACGTATCAACCAGAAGCGGCCTTTCATACACCTTTATTTGTAGAAGGGTTTGAAGAGACGATGCATCAAGCACCACCTATGCGTATTGCGTACTCCTATGAGTCGCCAGTTGGTACACCTGTTTCAGACGATGCGAAAACCGCACTGATGCAAACGGTTCAGTATCTTGATTCTCTTGGGTATGAGCTAGAAGAAGCGTCTCCATCCATTGATGGTCGTTATTTAATGCAGCAATACTATTTAATGAACGCTGGCGAAATGGCAAATATGCGTAGGCGTTTAGAGAAAACAATTGGTAGAGCTCTTCGTGAAGAGGAGCTGGAAACGGAGTCGTTTGTTCTCTCGGAGGCTGGAAGACATGTGTCGGCAGCTCAATATGCCAGTAGTCTGACTGCATGGGACGAGCATGCAGCAAAAGCGATGGCTTTTCATCAAAACTATGATTTGTATTTAACACCAGGAACTGCATCGATTGCACCGAAAATTGGTGAGCTCACGCCATCTTTAGAAGAAGAGCAGAGGTTGAAAGACTCAGTGCAGAGACTTGGCGCTCAGGATCAGCTTGATCTTGTTTATGAGATGTTCTTACCAAGTTTGACGTACACCCCTTTTACACAACTTGCAAATTTGACCGGGCAACCAGCGATGAACATCCCTGTATATCAAACGAATCAAGGTATGCCTATCGGTGTTCAAGCGATAGCGTCTAAAGGAAATGAAGCGTCACTAATACGCTTAGCGGCAATGCTTGAACAAAGTGATTTGTGGCAAGGATAA
- a CDS encoding gamma-glutamyl-gamma-aminobutyrate hydrolase family protein: MLTIGITSSIVDAGRLSTALDNIAAINGKQVLPFVLPNIEPTKAWSYVKQLDGVLMTGGGDINPTLFHEDPHPQLGSITPERDLFEMALAKAALAEEKPVLAICRGMQILNIAAGGDMYQDLPSQFQSELIQHQQRAPREYGSHQVQMKDSSILASIVGTQTMFVNSFHHQAVRQVSSPLAVVGWTNDGVIEAIEHETHPFQVGVQWHPENMKDEHSKKLFQGFLKACESWRSRSKAN; encoded by the coding sequence ATGCTAACCATCGGCATCACTTCTTCGATTGTTGACGCAGGGAGACTAAGTACGGCGCTAGATAATATTGCGGCTATCAATGGGAAACAAGTTCTGCCATTTGTGCTTCCAAATATTGAACCAACGAAAGCTTGGTCATACGTAAAGCAACTAGATGGTGTGTTAATGACAGGTGGAGGCGATATTAATCCAACGCTGTTTCATGAAGACCCTCATCCTCAACTAGGGAGTATTACACCAGAGCGAGATTTATTTGAGATGGCACTTGCAAAAGCGGCTTTAGCAGAAGAGAAACCGGTGCTTGCGATTTGTCGAGGCATGCAAATCTTAAATATTGCGGCTGGAGGAGATATGTATCAAGATTTACCGAGCCAATTTCAAAGCGAATTAATTCAGCATCAGCAACGAGCTCCGAGAGAGTATGGTAGCCATCAAGTCCAAATGAAGGATTCTTCTATACTCGCATCAATTGTTGGAACACAAACCATGTTTGTAAACAGTTTTCACCATCAAGCGGTTAGACAAGTATCTTCCCCTTTAGCGGTGGTCGGTTGGACAAATGACGGTGTTATAGAAGCGATTGAACACGAAACACACCCTTTTCAAGTAGGCGTTCAATGGCACCCTGAAAATATGAAGGATGAGCATTCAAAAAAGCTTTTTCAAGGTTTTCTCAAAGCTTGTGAGTCATGGAGAAGCAGATCAAAAGCAAATTAA
- a CDS encoding FAD-binding oxidoreductase, producing MRKRMVLIGGGIVGSSTAFHLAKQGYDVVLVDDKHPNRATNAAAGIVCPWLSKRRNQAWYQLVKNSAAYYPSFVETLASFGGEDTGFKRTGALWIHEKKENVLDTIERAKIKRQDAPEIGELTYLEGDDIQQRFPVLDTRYYGVFVEGAGRVDGQSLNHSMQQAAQRLGATIIHQKASIEEQANGRLAVFTSEGELEYDELIITNGAWVKPLFERTSIAVDIRDQKAQIVHLQIDQDTSQWPVVIPPGNQYLLAFPNGKIVAGSTYENHTNFNPSVTADAVHTLLHETFSVAPGLRTASYVETKVGFRPVGPHHMPLFGRMPNYENVWIANGLGSTGLTAGPYIGYALAECLAGREVPLSDTLFNFQSIIKP from the coding sequence ATGAGAAAACGAATGGTTTTAATTGGTGGAGGCATTGTTGGTAGCTCCACCGCATTTCATTTAGCAAAGCAAGGGTACGATGTCGTTCTCGTTGATGACAAGCATCCAAATCGAGCAACAAATGCTGCTGCTGGAATTGTGTGTCCTTGGTTATCAAAACGACGAAATCAAGCTTGGTATCAGCTCGTGAAAAACAGTGCTGCCTACTACCCATCATTTGTAGAAACGTTGGCTTCGTTCGGCGGCGAAGATACTGGTTTCAAACGAACCGGTGCTCTCTGGATTCACGAAAAAAAAGAAAATGTTCTTGATACCATCGAACGCGCAAAAATTAAACGACAAGACGCCCCGGAAATTGGTGAACTGACTTATCTTGAAGGGGACGACATACAGCAGCGATTCCCTGTTCTCGATACACGCTATTATGGTGTATTCGTAGAAGGAGCTGGGCGTGTTGACGGTCAATCGTTAAATCACTCCATGCAGCAAGCCGCACAACGTCTAGGCGCAACCATTATTCATCAAAAAGCGTCAATTGAAGAGCAAGCGAACGGGCGGTTAGCCGTTTTCACTTCAGAAGGCGAGCTTGAATACGACGAATTAATAATTACGAATGGCGCTTGGGTGAAGCCGCTATTCGAACGGACTTCCATCGCAGTAGATATTCGCGATCAAAAAGCACAAATAGTTCATTTACAAATTGACCAAGATACATCCCAATGGCCTGTGGTCATCCCTCCTGGAAATCAATATCTGTTAGCTTTTCCTAACGGGAAGATTGTTGCTGGCTCTACGTATGAAAATCATACGAATTTTAATCCGTCCGTGACTGCCGATGCGGTTCACACCTTACTACATGAAACGTTTTCCGTTGCCCCAGGATTACGAACTGCATCGTATGTAGAAACAAAAGTGGGGTTTCGACCTGTTGGCCCTCACCACATGCCGCTTTTCGGAAGAATGCCAAACTACGAAAACGTGTGGATTGCGAACGGTCTCGGTTCTACTGGTTTAACAGCTGGACCTTATATTGGCTACGCACTCGCCGAATGTCTTGCAGGACGAGAGGTTCCCCTTTCCGATACTTTATTTAACTTCCAATCAATTATTAAACCATAA
- a CDS encoding DUF4385 domain-containing protein, with amino-acid sequence MSYYDQMDKDADHRKQPEKYRVGRGEQGVLMIEPYKSEILPNWRFKTPDVAKESSETIYEQFLAYKKADDLVGMDMARKFLQMGYTRARRYANYPGGKKYDKDGNLNDRDIDDEKAKAASYFEEKWIKAREDQDYLKKKKQHQDRYG; translated from the coding sequence ATGAGTTACTATGACCAGATGGACAAAGACGCGGATCATCGAAAGCAGCCTGAGAAGTATCGTGTCGGGCGTGGAGAACAAGGCGTATTAATGATTGAACCATATAAAAGTGAAATTCTCCCAAATTGGCGGTTTAAAACTCCTGATGTCGCGAAAGAATCTTCTGAAACAATCTATGAACAGTTTCTCGCTTATAAAAAAGCGGATGATTTGGTCGGCATGGATATGGCAAGAAAATTTTTGCAGATGGGCTACACGCGAGCTAGAAGGTATGCAAATTACCCTGGAGGCAAAAAATACGATAAAGACGGGAACCTGAATGACCGAGATATTGATGATGAAAAAGCAAAAGCAGCGTCTTATTTCGAAGAGAAATGGATAAAAGCGCGGGAAGACCAAGATTATTTAAAAAAGAAAAAGCAACACCAAGACCGTTATGGCTAA
- a CDS encoding uracil-DNA glycosylase, which translates to MYKEETIKEAKRRMHPYACEGFLEGAGNEQADVLFVGEAPGRTEIVTGKPFSGQSAESFQTYLQSIQLTREEIFVTSVVRSRPYKTDLKSQQKPIEERGNRTPIKKEINAHAILLDETIDHINPKVIVTLGRIALERIVGSSFKVNEQHGKPFCSKILRYSKEGVYERSNNWFIIFPTYHPSSVFYRQHLKETIAADMQGLKQLLTVD; encoded by the coding sequence ATGTATAAAGAAGAGACGATAAAAGAAGCGAAACGACGAATGCATCCATATGCATGCGAAGGCTTTTTAGAAGGCGCGGGAAACGAGCAAGCAGACGTTTTATTTGTAGGAGAAGCACCAGGCAGAACGGAAATTGTCACAGGAAAACCTTTTTCAGGTCAATCAGCAGAAAGTTTCCAAACCTACCTGCAATCTATTCAGCTAACGCGGGAAGAGATCTTTGTTACGAGTGTGGTTCGAAGCAGGCCGTATAAAACAGACCTCAAAAGTCAGCAAAAGCCGATTGAAGAGAGAGGGAATCGAACGCCAATCAAAAAAGAGATAAACGCCCACGCAATCCTTTTAGATGAAACAATTGACCACATTAACCCCAAAGTTATTGTGACGCTAGGTAGAATTGCGCTCGAGCGAATTGTTGGTTCGTCGTTTAAAGTGAACGAACAACATGGAAAGCCTTTTTGTAGTAAAATTTTACGTTATTCAAAAGAAGGCGTTTACGAACGCAGCAACAATTGGTTTATAATCTTTCCCACATATCATCCGTCCTCTGTATTTTATCGGCAGCATTTGAAAGAAACAATTGCAGCGGATATGCAAGGTCTGAAGCAACTACTAACCGTTGATTAA
- a CDS encoding amidohydrolase, which yields MTKTLIVNGKVWTGTQEEVVLFDILVEGTKILKVEKEIERQADWLVIDAKGGWVTPGMIDVHTHLGVYAQDVGKAGHDFNETTKPCTPEVRALDGIHPEDSGFADARRAGITTVQVLPGSANVIGGETCVIKTVGNTVEDMIVQSPSAMKGALGENPKNIHGPKGKMPLTRMGVAAVLRQELMKAQDYGKQKEQGTLTMRDLGMEQLLPVVKGELPMRIHAHRADDIVTAIRIAKEFNLKMTIEHVTEGHLIVDELRASGHRFTIGPTFSARSKQELANKSWDTVKRFADTGSPFTITTDHPVIPIEHLITTASHALKHGVSENTMLKALTVYAAEHLQIEDRLGTLEEGKDADIVIWSEHPLAMTSVVQQTIINGEAVYTKQ from the coding sequence ATGACAAAAACACTTATTGTAAATGGGAAGGTTTGGACAGGAACCCAAGAAGAGGTTGTGCTGTTCGACATTCTTGTAGAAGGAACAAAAATTCTAAAAGTAGAAAAAGAAATTGAGCGACAAGCTGATTGGCTAGTCATTGATGCGAAAGGGGGATGGGTGACACCTGGAATGATTGACGTCCATACGCATCTAGGGGTCTATGCACAAGACGTAGGAAAAGCTGGTCACGATTTTAATGAAACTACAAAACCATGTACACCGGAAGTTCGGGCACTAGATGGCATTCACCCAGAAGATAGTGGATTTGCTGATGCGAGAAGAGCAGGAATTACGACTGTGCAAGTGTTGCCTGGCAGCGCAAACGTCATTGGTGGAGAGACATGTGTCATTAAAACAGTGGGAAATACGGTGGAAGACATGATTGTGCAGTCGCCATCAGCGATGAAAGGGGCGCTCGGTGAAAACCCGAAAAATATCCACGGCCCTAAAGGGAAAATGCCTCTTACGAGAATGGGCGTTGCAGCTGTACTTCGTCAAGAATTAATGAAGGCTCAAGATTATGGGAAACAAAAAGAGCAAGGCACACTCACCATGAGAGATTTAGGGATGGAGCAATTGCTTCCTGTTGTAAAAGGGGAACTGCCAATGCGAATTCATGCCCACCGAGCGGATGATATTGTGACAGCCATTCGAATTGCAAAAGAATTTAACCTAAAAATGACCATTGAGCATGTAACGGAAGGGCATTTAATTGTAGATGAACTACGTGCGAGTGGGCATCGTTTTACAATTGGACCAACATTTTCGGCGCGGTCAAAACAGGAGTTAGCGAATAAAAGCTGGGATACAGTGAAACGATTTGCCGATACCGGTAGCCCCTTTACAATTACGACGGACCATCCCGTTATTCCAATTGAGCATCTGATTACAACAGCATCTCACGCCTTGAAACATGGTGTGAGCGAGAACACGATGCTAAAAGCATTAACCGTTTATGCGGCAGAGCATTTACAAATAGAAGATCGATTAGGTACGCTGGAGGAAGGCAAAGATGCCGATATCGTCATATGGAGCGAGCATCCTCTTGCGATGACTTCAGTCGTCCAACAAACGATTATAAATGGTGAGGCGGTCTATACTAAGCAGTAA
- a CDS encoding AbrB/MazE/SpoVT family DNA-binding domain-containing protein — translation MKSTGIVRKLDQLGRIVIPKELRSMLNIEIKTPLAILIDGDQIVLEKYQPYSACLITGESSDENLMLANGSICLSKEGAEQLIKELQDRMDSKHR, via the coding sequence GTGAAATCAACAGGTATTGTAAGAAAACTAGATCAGCTCGGACGAATTGTTATTCCAAAAGAATTAAGGAGCATGTTGAATATAGAAATTAAAACACCGCTTGCGATTTTAATTGATGGTGACCAAATTGTATTAGAAAAGTATCAACCCTATAGCGCATGTTTGATTACTGGGGAGAGTTCAGATGAGAACCTTATGCTTGCAAATGGTAGTATTTGTTTGAGCAAAGAAGGCGCTGAACAATTGATTAAAGAATTGCAAGATCGAATGGATTCCAAACACCGTTAG
- the rpmA gene encoding 50S ribosomal protein L27: MLRMDLQFFASKKGVGSTKNGRDSRSKRLGAKRADGQAVTGGSILVRQRGTRVYPGTNVGKGGDDTLFAKVDGVVKYERVGRDRKQVSVYPA, from the coding sequence ATGTTAAGAATGGACCTTCAATTTTTCGCTTCGAAAAAGGGAGTAGGTAGTACGAAAAACGGTCGTGATTCTCGTTCAAAACGCCTTGGTGCTAAACGTGCCGATGGTCAAGCTGTAACGGGAGGATCAATCCTTGTTCGTCAAAGAGGTACACGTGTTTACCCTGGAACCAACGTTGGTAAAGGTGGAGACGACACACTATTCGCGAAAGTGGACGGTGTTGTTAAATACGAGCGTGTTGGCCGTGACCGTAAACAAGTAAGTGTATATCCAGCATAA
- a CDS encoding ribosomal-processing cysteine protease Prp translates to MIRIQFNHDQEENITMFTMSGHAEAGPHGQDIVCAGASAVSIGAINAVHALCGVDLVVDLAGSEGGYLHCEVPENLDTKTYDDVQLLLKGMELSLQSMEESYRSFMSIETDRR, encoded by the coding sequence ATGATACGTATTCAATTTAACCATGATCAAGAAGAGAACATTACCATGTTTACAATGAGTGGCCATGCCGAAGCAGGACCACATGGACAAGATATTGTTTGTGCAGGTGCTTCAGCCGTTTCAATTGGAGCGATTAATGCTGTTCATGCGTTGTGTGGAGTGGATCTTGTTGTTGATTTGGCTGGTTCAGAAGGTGGCTATTTACACTGTGAAGTTCCAGAAAATCTGGATACCAAAACATATGATGATGTTCAATTGCTTTTGAAAGGGATGGAGCTATCCCTTCAATCAATGGAAGAATCATATCGCTCATTTATGAGTATTGAAACCGACAGGAGGTGA
- the rplU gene encoding 50S ribosomal protein L21, whose amino-acid sequence MYAIIETGGKQIKVVEGQEIYVEKLDAEAGAEVSFDKVLFVGGDSAKVGVPFVDGASVTGTVEKHGRNKKIIVYKMKAKKNYRRKQGHRQPYTKVVIGKING is encoded by the coding sequence ATGTACGCAATTATCGAAACTGGTGGGAAACAAATCAAAGTAGTAGAAGGTCAAGAGATCTATGTTGAAAAACTAGATGCTGAGGCTGGAGCAGAAGTAAGCTTTGATAAAGTTCTATTTGTAGGTGGCGACTCAGCTAAAGTCGGCGTTCCATTTGTAGACGGTGCATCTGTTACAGGCACGGTTGAAAAACACGGTCGTAACAAGAAAATTATCGTATACAAAATGAAAGCAAAGAAAAACTATCGTCGTAAGCAAGGCCATCGTCAACCTTATACAAAAGTTGTTATTGGCAAAATTAACGGGTAA